Proteins encoded by one window of Rutidosis leptorrhynchoides isolate AG116_Rl617_1_P2 chromosome 7, CSIRO_AGI_Rlap_v1, whole genome shotgun sequence:
- the LOC139856958 gene encoding serine/threonine-protein kinase/endoribonuclease IRE1a-like: MTDKQHALVNRISSSSLFIYYVDALLNRISLNTEVECEIPLPLSLNNLTECQMEGRKIGKLFVSNNEIAKGSNGTTVYEGIYDDRKVAVKRLVKAHQDVAIKEINNLKASDLHLNVVRYYGVEDDEDFVYLALERCNCSLYDLIQIYESSKKVGWSDVQVVTALENYKISKDLIDALWRPNGYPSPIMIKILRDIVSGLVHLHELGFIHRDLKPHNVLIVKDKSLCVKLSDMGISRRLVGEMLSLGDHATVSGSSGWKAPEQLLSGRQTQSMDMFSLGCVLFYCITCGKHPFGGEPHERDFKVSKNKVNLILLKQIPEATDLITKLLNPDSKLRPKASEVLHHPLFWNAETRMSFLREASDRVEMEAKSHNSSNSVLLKALEKRASKTLGGSWDKKVDADLITNLEKYRKYKYNSVKDLLRAIRNTLSHYKELPIAIQGVLGGTSPEGVDGYFAINFPKFLMKIYKDMYSHCKEENWFRRVLRRSLVYYYYYYISQVS; the protein is encoded by the exons ATGACGGACAAGCAACATGCTCTGGTAAATAGGATATCTTCATCTTCATTGTTTATATATTACGTTGATGCTCTGTTAAATAGGATATCTTTAAACACAGAGGTTGAGTGTGAAATTCCATTACCCTTAAGTTTGAATAACTTAACTGAATGTCAAATGGAAGGGCGTAAGATAGGTAAACTATTTGTTTCGAACAATGAAATTGCAAAGGGGAGTAATGGAACGACTGTTTATGAAGGGATTTATGATGATCGTAAAGTTGCTGTGAAACGCCTCGTTAAGGCGCATCAAGATGTTGCCATAAAAGAAATTAACAATCTTAAAGCATCTGATCTTCATCTAAATGTTGTTCGCTATTATGGAgtcgaagatgatgaagactttgtTTATCTTGCACTTGAACGTTGTAATTGCAGCCTGTACGATCTAATTCAGATATACGAGTCTTCTAAGAAGGTGGGATGGTCAGACGTTCAAGTGGTAACGGCTTTGGAAAATTACAAAATAAGCAAAGATTTGATAGATGCTTTGTGGAGGCCAAATGGCTACCCTTCGCCTATCATGATAAAAATCCTGAG GGATATTGTATCTGGGCTCGTGCATTTGCATGAGTTGGGTTTTATTCATCGAGACTTGAAGCCTCACAACGTGTTGATAGTTAAAGACAAATCCTTATGTGTTAAGCTTTCAGATATGGGGATAAGCAGGCGCCTTGTTGGGGAGATGTTATCATTGGGAGATCATGCGACTG TTTCTGGAAGTTCAGGATGGAAAGCACCAGAACAACTTCTTTCTGGACGCCAAACACAATCcatggatatgtttagtctaggttGTGTCCTGTTTTACTGCATAACCTGTGGGAAGCATCCATTTGGTGGTGAACCTCATGAGCGTGATTTCAAGGTCAGCAAAAACAAAGTCAACCTCATCTTGCTCAAGCAAATACCCGAAGCGACGGATCTCATCACTAAATTGTTAAACCCAGATTCCAAACTTAG GCCAAAAGCTTCAGAGGTGCTGCACCATCCTTTATTTTGGAACGCTGAGACAAGAATGTCGTTTCTGAGAGAAGCAAGTGATAGGGTAGAAATGGAAGCCAAATCACATAATTCGAGTAATTCCGTTCTTCTCAAAGCACTTGAAAAACGAGCTTCAAAAACTTTGGGTGGAAGTTGGGATAAAAAAGTCGATGCTGATCTTATCACCAACCTCGAGAAATACAGGAAATACAAATACAACAGCGTTAAAGACCTGCTGCGCGCTATTCGAAATACTTTGAGTCACTACAAAGAACTACCAATTGCAATTCAG GGGGTGTTGGGAGGAACTTCACCAGAGGGTGTGGACGGCTATTTTGCAATTAATTTTCCAAAATTCCTGATGAAGATATACAAGGATATGTACTCACACTGCAAGGAAGAAAATTGGTTCCGTAGGGTACTTAGAAGAAgcctagtttattattattattattatatctcgcAGGTGAGTTAA